DNA from Triticum aestivum cultivar Chinese Spring chromosome 7D, IWGSC CS RefSeq v2.1, whole genome shotgun sequence:
AACATCGCATAAACacatagatttacacatgcatcaTGTCGCAGCTGCACTCACATAAACTTGGCTTGGGTTTTAGGGGATTGCATGTTTAACCACCTCCATTAAGTGTTTAAGGAAATAGTTTTCTCTCACACATGTTATTGCATATTGTAGTCATAACTTCATGTCATTATGATATGTTGATGTTTGTTTGGAAACATCAAATACAACAAATAAATTTACATGCGCATCAAGACATAAACACATTCACACAACATCTACTCGGTTTAGTTTTTAGCGGAGAGTATAAATTCAACCACCTCCCGTAACTATATATAAGCGATACTTGACTCTCAAACATATTACCATCATAACTTCATGGCATCATGacacattagagcatctccagccgcgcccccaacagcccccccccctcccaaggccTTTTTTAGCGCCGGCGGCCGAAAATCGGCCCAGTCACGTCCCCAGGATCTCATTTAGCGCCGGTTTGGGCTGAAATAATAGCCGGCGACCCCGAGTCGAACCCATGCGCCCGGGGGTCGCCTGGGGGCACCGGCAGAAGCGAAAAGGGGCGTGGGGCCGCTCTGTCGGCCAGAGGAGGcccttttcccgccgtttcctcCTGCTTTCCCCCCTCGGCTTCCCTCTCATTCTCCATTCCTCCCGCCGAATTCTCATCCTTCTCCCCTCCCAGctggccgccatgccgccgaagaagtacgtggtCCCCCACGCCGCGACggatgccaccgccgccgccacccagccgaagaagaggaagcagagggcgccgccgtccaagccctCGGGCATGTCTAACGCCGACtggagggcggaagttcagcgccgagaggctgtcaccaccgaccggcggaacagggcgaacgccaagaaggcccgggacagggcggcgcccgcggctgcggcggtggcggagcaggcggagcgctCGGCCGAACAAACCGAGGCGGCTCGCGcggcggggatgatgaatccgccCGGCGGCCACGGCCCGTACGCGCCAtggagccagcaaagcgtcgggtcTCCGGCCGGCTTCTCATCGTCGCCGCAACCCTGGGGCTGCACGCCGTCGtcgggctacgccgacggcgacgcgcacggcgggttcaaccccaacatcaccttcccccatggtcaccggcccagcgcacgccctcgcccgccttcgccggcATGCAGTACCCTCCGTACACCTACTCGCCGCCGGCCTACGCAGCCTCCCCGACGCCACCTCTCCGCCGTGGCGCGCTGCTCTTCTCACAAGCCTCCTCGTCGCATCTCGGCGACACCGACGCGACGGAGGCCGACATGGATGACATCATCATGACCGACTCGGCCGCCACCGCCTCCCCCGGGTTCACTGCCCAAGACGACACAATGGACCtcaacggcgacatggacggcgagctcgactACAGCGAggaggagccagaggaggaggaggaggagccggcgcctgctccggcgaggaaagggaagaagaagaagaagcgggcggccaggaccagcgagccgcgcatcaagtgggcgcccaaggaggacgagtgcctcgccgaaacgtggaaagtcgtctgcctcgacccgatcacCGACACGAACCAGAGCGTCGACACGTATTGGGAGCGCATCAaagccgagttcgacgagcgcaagctcgtcgacccctacttcaaaggcgtctacatgcagcgcgggtcgaaggcaatggcgaaccattgggggctcatccaaatggtgtgcaacaaatggcatgggatcgtcgaggagattGCGGCTCGCCTGGAGAGCGGCACCAGCATCGAGGATCAGATATGGCACGCCGGTCTCTCCCTTTTTCATTTTCGTCGTGTGCGCGCCCACCGACTGTTGTTCCTCGGTGCAGCTGCTGCGGATGTTCGCCACGTTTCGCCAGGACAACAGCGACcaagagttcaagtacctccacgtcttcaagcagatcgagaagtgcgagaagtgggcggatgtccggcgcaccctcgccaaggccaaggagaagTACAAGCCGGACACGCCGACGCCGGGCGCGGCCGACGGGcgcccggacggcaacaaaggggccaagaaggggaaacatGTCGAGTCGGCTACCGCACGCGTgcaagagtccatcgagcattgcctcgccgacgcccagaCCCGGGCCGCCCTGCGGGAAGAGaaaaccgaggcgcggtggtcggcgttgatgacgaacagcggcgtcaagctcgacctgctccgtccaacgtcgccgcgaagaagaggaacaccgacctggctttcctgatgggcggggcggacatgctccggAGCGACGACCCGtagctcaaggcgtggtacctggcaGAGCGCGGCCTCACCCTGAACCAGATGCCGTCGACGGCGCCGCCAACTCCCACGCCGACGCCAACGTcgccgccaagcccgagcgatgatgcctGCACGACGCCCAGCAGCACAGAAGCCGCGTCGACGCCGCCCAGCACAGAAGCCGTGACGACGCCGCCCAGCACGAaagccgcgccgacgccgcccagcTCGCGCACGCCGACTCCTCCGACGCCGGAGGCCGACACCGCCGTTTGATGCATTGACTACGCGTCCTTTGTTTTTGCACGCCGAACTTTTCATTTGATCGCCGAACTGTGTAGTAAGGTGATCACCGAACTGTGTGGCAAGGTGATCACCGAACTGTGTGGCAAGGTGATCGCCAAACTGTGGCGCTGATCGCCAGACTTGTGGCATTTTTTTGGGAGCGAGAACGGACCAAGTTTGTATTTGGGACGCCTTGGGGGCGGCACCTGGGGGCGTGGATGGGACCTAGATCGCCCCCAGGGCCTAAAACTCGCCAGGCGAGCGCCCGAAAGAGCGCAGGCCTATGCGCTGGGGGCcaaacgagtggagatgctcttagtgttTGTCTTCATAAACATCATATACACCACTTAGATTAACAATTGACATGTGCAACACCATGCAGACACACTCGCACGACGTCTACTTGGTTTGGTTTTTAGTGGAGTGCAGGTTCAACCACCTTGCTTAATATCCAAGCCACAGTTGACTCTCAAACATGTTCTTCATGTTACAACCATAACTTCTTGGCATCACGACATGTTAATGTTTGTTTTTGAAAACATTAAATACAGTACGTAGATTTACACGCGCATAACGACACATACCTCACACGACGTCTACAGTGTTTGGCTTTTAGTGGGGTACATGTTCGACCACCTTCATTAAACATCTACTCCCTTTGTTAGTGTCAAAAATCGTCTTATATTTTGATAAGGGGGGAGTAAGCAAAACCCGACTTTTAATTCAACATAACTTGCTAAAATCAGGGATAACTTGCTTTTATGGAGAATGAGATAGCACGAACCGATATGAGGAGGAACCAACACTCTAATGAATAGTGATTCGTAGTCTTTCCTCTTTGGCAAACGATGCAAATAAAGAGGGATTTGCAGTGACGAGAAGGAAGTAATATGTTCATCAAATATAGACGGTCCTGATCGTGATCTACCAGATCGGACGGACGGGTGGGGAGGCGTGGAAAGCAGAGTCCAGCGTGCCAGCCAAACCTGCCTTCCAACTTACAAACCCGGGCCCACGCGTCATCCGAACAAAAGCCGAGCGGCCAAACCCCCACTCTCCCCCGACGCCTGCTGCAAAGGCCAGCACAAGAACCACGCGACACCGGCCGGCGCACGGGGCCCCGGCTTCCGTCCGCCTCCACCCTCTCCTCTCCTGACCGCGGGGCACTGCTCAGCGTGGACGCGAGCGGGGAGGGCAATGCCGATCGCGCTGGAGAGCGGCGCCCTGTTCGGCCGCGGGGTGCCGGCGGCGTGCGCCGGCTCCTCTTCGGCTGGGCGGGGCAGCAGCAGCCAGGCGGAGGCGGTGCACCTCGAGGAGTCGGAGGAGAGCGAGGGGGAGGTGCAGAGCTCGCTCAGAGGCCCCTTCGACACCATGGACGCGCTCCAGGAAGCCCTGCCCCGCAGGTCAGCCCCCCAATCCGCCCGCAAAGGTTGCGCCTTCATCGGCCTTCGTTGGCTAGTTGCGCCGTAATCTTGGTTCCACAGGCTTATTTTGGGGATTGGTGTATGCGTGAACCTTTCGGAAATTATTGCGTTGGTTTATTTTACGGTTCGTTTGATGCTATGGAGCAGTGCAGGGTGCCTTAGTTCAGGTGGAATTTCGGGTGATTCAGTAATGAAGTGGTTTTTTTGGTCGGAGCGAATAAGACTTTCATACCAGGGACCCAGGGTGGTGGTTCTGTTATGAAGTATGGGGATTTCTTGGGTGATCAGAGCCTTCTGAGGCCGTGAGGTGGGGTATGGGTAAAATACTCTAATGTGCAATGTGTGAAATATCAGACGTTACCGAGAAACTGAGCTTAATAGTGTGTTTTATGAAGTTCAGTCTTCATCGATTTCGTTGGCGCAGGGGTTGTGCAATGTGATCATCCGTGGCTTACGGGCCGTGTTTGGCATTGGAGGATCTTTAAGAAAATTCTATAATTGGTAGTTAGTACTTTCTACTTATCTGGTGCCAAACAGACAATGCAGTTGGGAAGCTTGACTTTTTGTCGGTGCtagtcatgctagaaacttctagcTGTAAAACCAGTTTGTTAGTAGCTTTGATCCATGATGAATTGCCTCTCGCGAAGTCGTGCTTTATCTTGGGGATTTTTGGTTGGTTGCCAGCTGTTTCACAGGCTTGTAGCATCAGGAAGCATGCTTTTAGTCAAGATTTCTGGTTCGGTTGTTAGTTTTGTTCCCTGCTCTTTTATAAGCATGCTATGGTTTTCTTTGCATTGACCCAGAGAACACCTCATATGCCAGGCATAATAACTAAGCATGATATGTTGCTATATACGCCCATGAGTCCAAAACTTCTGTTGGCTGTGGTTTCCTGTATGGATAACCGTTAGTTCCAACTTTAGACACCAGGTTGTTCTGGCTGGATTAAAATGGTAACCAGCAATAAGCAATCATTAAAGCACTGCAGTGCTCTTATAAGCATCAATCTAGGAGGTGATCATGTGAAAAAATATATAAGTACGTTGTTGATACATAAATCAAAACCTTTCTGAACTATCTGTCAGAAATTTCCTCATGTCTTAATCTACATATGTATAATGTCAAATTTGTTTCCAAACAGAATGAAAATGTTTGTTGCTGCAGTGGCACATGATCTTGCTAGCTTGAGCAATTCGTTGTTGTCCTATGTTTGTTTTCTGTGAAGCTATTTGTTCATGAACCTTACTTGAGTTTTTTTCTTTAATGTGTAAACCTGCAATGCTAGCTGTCCTTTTTCAGTATGTTTTTTCATGATATATTCGGTGCTCATGTTTAAGGAAATATGTAGCCTTTTCTAGTTCAATCAACCTTAAGAGAACATGAAGAACCAAGTTTTCTAGGAACTTCTGTATCCACAACAACAACTGAAATGCTCATGGTATACATTTTAAATTCACTAGGTATTGTTCAATATCATtgccacttgtgccaagaggtcctgggatcgaaccagcctctctgcattgcacttcgcaggggtaagactaggttcctataatccctccccagaccccaacttgtgtgggagcttctatgtaCTAGGTCTGTCCATTTAGGCATTGTTCAATATCATTGATATTATCCAGATTAAGCAAGTTGTTACTTATTTCCGTCATAATGAGCTTATTAATAGATTTCAAGGATATATGCATTTAGTTTTTTTTTGTGGCAGGAGTTGCTCCTTTTTTTCCCTGCTAGAGTGCCTTCTTTGTTGTTTATAGCTGTCTGTATGTTCTCGTGTTAAGATTGACCTGAGTTCTTTCTTCTTAAATTATAAAAATTAAAGTTTATCCGATTTTCCTAGAGAAAGACGGTAGGAGTGTCCTACTGCATCTATTAAAATTAAAAAATTATGTACAAGAGAAGGGAATAAAAGATTATCAAGATGCTGTAGCCAATTAGCTTGATGAGAAGATTTTCTTTTTCTTTACCTGGTGGATAACCATGGCATGGTTTCATGCTTGAACTTTTTGTTCCAGCCAAAATGTACTATCTGCATCGGGTAAGGTTTTCTTCTCTTGTAGTCCACCTTAAGAGATTGTTCCCTATGAACGGTAACTTCCATCTCTGAAAGACTATCCATATTCTATACCATGGTGTCTAAGCAGTGGTATGTTTTGACAACTATTGATACTTGTGTGCCTGGTAACCTCAAGTTTTTCCCTATTTCTTACAACTGCTTGAAACTTGTTATTTCTTCTCGGTATTTGCTAGTAGCAGATCCTAAGGATATTTACTTGTCTTGCACAGAGAATTCAACTTATATATTATCGGGTGACCTATTTTAATTTCATTTAATTAATTATAGGAGAGAGACGTCCAAAATCGACAATACCAAGTCCAGTTCTTTGGCAAGTGCTGGGGATGTTGTTCTCTTACCTCAATCTTCAAAAGGCCTTGCTAATCCTGAAAACCCATCTCCTAAGAAGCGCAAGGGTCCTCTTCCATTCGGCATCGACCAGAATGAGTCGCAGAGCAAAGAGCTGAGCTTTGTTGGGGATATGAACAACAGCCCAACGAACTGCAGGATGCCATCGTCTCCAGCTGCTACAAGCAGTTCTCCATGCAAGAGCAGGAGCGAAGATGAGCATGAGTGCTGTAACGACATGCCTTGCCATAACCTGCAGAGAGAATTCAGTGACATGATTGTCTTTTCTTCTCCACCTCTTGGCCTTCAAACTCAACTCATCGCAGTTTCAACGGTTGGTCAGCAAGACGTGGGGGCGTCGACTGATGTGGTTTCTCCCAGGGAAAAGCGCAGGAAGAATTAGCAACAGGGCGTGTCGGTATTTTCATCGGTCAACCACCGGTGTCCATTTTAGACTGCGGAATCTAGTGGCTAGTCGGTACCCATATTCAGTACAATGCTTTGACTATGTTCAGTGGTGGTTTTGTATAGTGCTAGCCTGCTGGTATTCTTACTTTTGATACATATAATTATAGAAATTATTATGGAATTGAGAAAGTGACGCTTTATCTTATAGGCCATATGCACTCTGACCATTGATCAATTATTTTTCATGTGCTGCGCATTTACCTGTTCTGTTTCATTCACGGACGGCCATGGGCATATCCCTGTTTTGTTTTGCGCagtttgattttttttaaagacAAAGGGAAATAAGTTTTTTTTGCGGGAATAAAAGGAAATAAGTTTATGACACGGATGACCAAAGACCAAAGGAATTCAGGTTCACCTATAGCTCAACTGAAGATGCTGTAGATTTCATCAGGGACAGTTGAAGATGAGATATTGGAGGAAACCAAATCTTGTGCCACTATAGCTGAAGATTTGGTTCCATCCAAATCTCACATTCAGCTTGCGAGGTTAGGTTCTTGAGACAGGCCCAGGTGTCCATCCAACTATCACTTGTTGTAGGCTTGTAGCTAACACCCAGCGTCTGACATATGAACATAAGATATTGGAGGAAACCAAATCTTGCCACACCCGGCAGTAAGATTTGGTCCCATCCAACACTCAAATTCATCTGCCAAAATTCTAAGTTGCGACGGCCAGACAGCGCTGAAGATAAGATGTTGGAGAAAACTGAACTCGTGAAGAAATAAGTgtctggggacatgggagaagagTTCAGTTTCCTACAACTCTTACTTGCAGAGCTAGCtgataaaatcatatgctttgaccTGAACATTTGAGACTTACGGCTGGCCCTTTTATAGACATTTCAGATCAACATGAGTTCCTGCTCTGATCCATTCTTTCATTCTCCTGCACGAGCTGTGCATGCCCTGGAAACGGTTCCTGAAAAGCGGCGCTGCTTTCCAACAAACTCTGACCAGGATTATCGATCCTTTGCTATGCTCTTGCATTTCAGATGCTTTTACGCCCTGCAAAACAGGAATACCTGTTTTGAAATATTGTGAGGCAAAATCTGcagttgtatatttcgtcccatatTACACATGCCATTCGAAAGAAACTGAACTTTTCAGATACTTTCGAATATGTTTTTATGAGACCTTGTGCAAAGTTAAGTCTTGCAGAACCGAGTGCAAAGTGACATGAGTGACAATCTACCTGATGCAAATTGAAATTCACTTGCTATGCTATTTAGTGCTCTTTTCAAAAGCTATgccatgtactcccttcgttcactTTTGTAAGACCGTTTAGACATTTAAGACAACACCCAAAACAGTTCAATTTTAGTTATCTGaaacgtcttataaaagtgaacagagagaGTAGTTCAAAAGCTAATACTCAGTTAAGAGCAGACCTTGTGCAAAGTTAAGTCTTGCAGAACCGAGTGCAAAGTGACATGAGTGACAATCTACCTGATGCAAATTGAAATTCACTTGCTATGCTATTTAGTGCTCTTTTCAAAAGCTATgccatgtactcccttcgttcactTTTGTAAGACCGTTTAGACATTTAAGACAACACCCAAAACAGTTCAATTTTAGTTATCTGAAACgtcttataaaaatgaacagagAGAGTAGTTCAAAAGCTAATACTCAGTTAAGAGCAGTAATTAGTATTGTCATCAGAAGTAACAATAGTTAACATTTGATTAGCACTAATAATGATCGAaaatactaacgcccacacgtgtggcaatCTTGcactcgcccacacgcgtggatcacCGTCCAGTTAAGTTTGCACGAATCTTCACACACTGAGTCAGTTTTCGCGTGCCACGTAGGAcgaggctggtgtgtgggcgttggagagttcACCCACACGCCCCGCGGCACGCGGCTTGCCAGCTGtgctgtgtgggcgaactagtttctgcccacacagccaccacctagtccacacgcgtgtgggcgaactgattttcgcccacacgacactcATACGTTGTTGGATGGCAACTGCAATTACGCGTacatggcaactaggtaaacacatatGGCAACTATGATTCGTTGGTAGACAGCAACTGCAGTTGCACGTACGTGGCAaccaggtaaacacacatggcaactgcgattaaccatacatggcaattatggttggaccacacgtggcaactaggtaaacacacatggcaactactgtttgaccatatgtgggaagtagttaatcacacacggcaactatggTACCATAAATTAGATATGGCAACTATAGgtaaccaaaacagatagagttgccatgcttttacaactacgtttgccatcccggataactacatctgccatcccgaatggcaactaaatcgtcatctcacgggtacctaacgtagctgcgccaggacgtgtgggcatttttgcttcgtgccacacgcgcggGGTGAAGATGAATAGTAtttgttgggcgtgtggcacgaagtaacTGCGCCCACACGTGTGAGCAATCCTAATGTTCGCCCACACAGAGCTCGTGTGAGCTGCCTCCTGCTCACACCACACACGATGTGTGGGCGGACGTCTaatatgccacacgtgtgggcgttatcggcGTCCATAATGATTAATTTTGACACCTAGAATTACGCTAAGTCGCTAAAACTGTTTGAGCTTGCATTCTGGCGTTGTTGTTTGCCTAACAAGCTTTTGCCTATACACTGTTTGGCGAACTAACGTTTTCTGTTTTCGGGCTATTCTCCGTTGTAGATTGCAAGATGAGTTCATTGTTAAACATACATGACAGGCGCATATTTACATGACAGGCACATCTTAGGAGATAGTTAGGTTGTTAGAGTATAATGTTTATCTCATGTAACTTCTTATCTCTATCTCCTTTCTTGATCTCCAAGTATGTAATCTCAACCAAATGTATGCGTTGTTATGGGAGGTGTGCCCCATCTATATAACACGAAGCTGTCGGCCTGAGAAGGCAAGACGTTCCGCTAGTTCGCACATAGTAATCAGAGCCCCATCTCTTCCCATCTACTGAGATCCCATCTACACGAGCctagccatgtcttcctcctcctcctccggcgcttCTCAGACTACCCTCAATGGGCAGGTCACCGAGAAGCTAACACGCACGAACTACGTGCTCTGGCACACGCAGGTCACTCCCCATCTGCGCGGCGCCGGCATCTTCGGCTACGTCGACGGCACCACACCGGAGCCGGCCAGGCTTCATGTCACCAaggacaaggatggcaaagaaagcgctgagcccaaccctctccacccaatCTGGGTCCGGGAGGATCAGCAGGTGTTGGGCTACTTGCTCAGCACCCTCTCCAAGGAGGTACTCATCGCAGTGACCACGGTCACCACGGCGCATGCGCTCTAGCCAGCGTTGGCAGGTATGTTTTCCTCGCAGTCCATGAGCCGTGTGAACAACATCAGGACGGCGCTCATCAACGCGCAGAAGGGCAACCAGACGATTGCCGCCTACTTTGCCACTCTCCGTGGCCTCGCCGACGAGCTTGCCGCTGCGGGGAAGGCCATCCAAGACGACGAGCTCATCTCCTACATCATCCACGGCCTCGACGTCGACTACCAGCCCCTCATCTCCACCGGTCTCCCTCGACGAGCTCTACGCCATGCTCAGCAACTTCGACCAGCGCATGGCCCAGTTCAATCACTCGGGCAGCGGCGACTTCCGCTCCTCTGCCAACGCCGCAGtgcgtggccgtggtggtggatcACGTGGCCATGGCTCTTCTCGCGCCAAGGGGTGATCTGGAGGACATGGTGGTGGCGGCAACAGCGGCGGGGGCAACGGCCGCTCTGGTGCATCCCGCGGTCGTCATGGCGGCGGTCCAACTCGGGCCCGACCAGAGATGCCTCGCTGCCAAATTTGTGGTAAGCCAGGGCACATCGCGAAGGATTGCTGGTACCGctatgatgaagatgacgatgactcCCAAGATAAAGAAAAAGTGGCTGCTGTGGCTGATGGAACCTACGGCATCGACACAAATTGGTTCGTTGATAGCGGCGCCACCAATCACATCACCAATGAGCTTGAGAAGGTCACTATGAAAGAAAAGTATCATGGCAAAGATCACATCCACACGGCAAGTGGAGAAGGTATGCAGATTTGTCACATTGGTCATTCTACTTTTCGTACCCCTCACCGTTCAATTCATCTCAAGAAAATTTTGCATGTCCCTAGTGCTGCTAAAAGTCTCCTCTCCGTTCATAGGATTTCCCTTGATAATCACGTTTTCCTAGAATTTCATCcatatttctttttgatcaaggaccaGACCACGAAGAAGGTTCTCTATCaaggtagatgtgttcgagggctttACCCGTTGATTCCGGAGCTTAGGAGACTCAATAAACAAACCAATGGTGTTGTCAAAGTCTCGTCAACACGGTGGCACCATCGATTAGGgcatgctgctttttctttagttgaaagattgcttaggaaaaataagctcccattTGTTGGTGAGCGAAATGtcgaaactatttgtgattcctgTCAATGtgctaaaagtcatcaattaccgtATCCAATATCTACTAGTGTTTCTACCAAACCACTTCAATTAATCTtctctgatgtgtggggtcctgcTCCGACTTCTGTTGGTAGACATGAGTACTATGTGAGGTTCATAGATGACTATAGCAAGTTTGTATGGATTTACCTTCTCAAAAATAGACCCTATGTCTTTCAAGTTTTTCAAAACTTTCAAGCCTTGGTTGAACGAAAATTTGATAGCAAAATTATTGCAGTCCAATCGGACTGGGGGAGGGGAGTATGAAAAACTAAACTCCTTCTGCCAAACACTTGGCATATCACACCATGTATCATGCCCTCATGCCCATCAACAGAATGGCTCTGCTGAAAGAAAGCATAGATACATAGTTGAGGTCGGGCTAGCTCTCCTGGCAGGGGCCTCCATGCCCCTCaagttttgggatgaggcttttcttaCCGCTGTTCACATCATTAATATGCTCCCTAGTCGAGTCATCAACAATCAAACTCCGGTAGAAAGACTTCTTCACAAAAAACCAGACTATAAATCTCTTCGCAtgtttgggtgtgcttgttggccCAATCTTCGCCCATACAACAAAAGAAAACTCATGCTTCGCTCAAAGCAATGTGTTTTTCTAGGGTATAGCCCTCTACACAAATGTGTCAAGTGTTTAGATATATCCACTGGccgtgtctatatatctcgtgaCGTCGTTTTTGACGAAACAAAATTTCCATTCGCCACCCTACATCCAAATGCCGGTGCTCGCCTCCGAGAAGAAATTCTCCTCCTGCCCACTCATCTCACCACTATTGATCAAGGGGGTCCGAATTATGATGATCAACTGTTGACTAATCCTACTAC
Protein-coding regions in this window:
- the LOC123167648 gene encoding uncharacterized protein; its protein translation is MPIALESGALFGRGVPAACAGSSSAGRGSSSQAEAVHLEESEESEGEVQSSLRGPFDTMDALQEALPRRRETSKIDNTKSSSLASAGDVVLLPQSSKGLANPENPSPKKRKGPLPFGIDQNESQSKELSFVGDMNNSPTNCRMPSSPAATSSSPCKSRSEDEHECCNDMPCHNLQREFSDMIVFSSPPLGLQTQLIAVSTVGQQDVGASTDVVSPREKRRKN